A genomic segment from Pseudomonas sp. S09G 359 encodes:
- the fliQ gene encoding flagellar biosynthesis protein FliQ has protein sequence MTPEVAVDLFREALWLTTVMVAVLVVPSLLVGLLVAMFQAATQINEQTLSFLPRLLVMLITLIVAGPWLVQTFMEYILQLYGSIPQLIG, from the coding sequence ATGACCCCAGAAGTCGCCGTCGACCTGTTCCGCGAAGCGCTGTGGCTGACCACCGTGATGGTTGCCGTGCTGGTGGTGCCGAGCCTGTTGGTGGGCCTGCTGGTGGCGATGTTCCAGGCCGCGACGCAGATCAACGAACAGACCCTGAGCTTCCTGCCGCGTCTGCTGGTCATGCTGATCACGCTGATTGTCGCCGGCCCGTGGCTGGTGCAGACCTTCATGGAATACATCCTGCAGTTGTACGGCAGTATTCCGCAGTTGATCGGCTGA
- the fliP gene encoding flagellar type III secretion system pore protein FliP (The bacterial flagellar biogenesis protein FliP forms a type III secretion system (T3SS)-type pore required for flagellar assembly.), with amino-acid sequence MRVLLTLMLLLAAPLAFAADPLSIPAITLGTNAAGAQEYSVSLQILLIMTALSFIPAFVMLMTSFTRIIIVFSILRQALGLQQTPSNQILTGMALFLTLFIMAPVFDKVNQQALQPYLAEKMTAQDAIDKAQGPIKDFMLSQTRSSDLELFMRLSKRTDIATPDQAPLTILVPAFVTSELKTAFQIGFMIFIPFLIIDLVVASVLMAMGMMMLSPLIISLPFKIMLFVLVDGWALIIGTLAGSFGGV; translated from the coding sequence ATGCGCGTTTTATTGACGCTCATGCTGTTGCTGGCCGCGCCGTTGGCATTTGCTGCCGACCCGTTGTCGATCCCGGCGATTACGCTGGGCACCAACGCGGCAGGGGCGCAGGAGTATTCGGTCAGCCTGCAGATCCTGCTGATCATGACCGCGCTGAGTTTTATCCCTGCGTTCGTGATGCTGATGACCAGCTTCACGCGGATCATCATCGTGTTCTCGATCCTGCGTCAGGCCCTGGGCCTGCAGCAGACGCCGTCGAACCAGATCCTCACCGGCATGGCCTTGTTCTTGACGCTGTTCATCATGGCGCCAGTGTTCGACAAGGTGAACCAGCAAGCCCTGCAACCGTACCTGGCGGAAAAAATGACCGCCCAGGACGCGATCGACAAGGCCCAGGGCCCGATCAAGGACTTCATGCTGTCGCAAACCCGCTCCAGCGACCTGGAGCTGTTCATGCGCCTGTCCAAGCGTACCGACATCGCCACCCCGGACCAGGCGCCGCTGACCATCCTGGTGCCGGCGTTCGTGACCTCCGAGTTGAAAACCGCGTTCCAGATCGGCTTCATGATCTTTATCCCGTTCCTGATCATCGACCTGGTGGTGGCGAGCGTGCTGATGGCCATGGGTATGATGATGCTGTCGCCGCTGATCATCTCGTTGCCGTTCAAGATCATGCTGTTTGTGCTGGTGGACGGTTGGGCGCTGATTATCGGCACCCTGGCCGGCAGTTTCGGAGGGGTATAG